Genomic DNA from Theobroma cacao cultivar B97-61/B2 chromosome 3, Criollo_cocoa_genome_V2, whole genome shotgun sequence:
TGTTTGAATGGGTTGGGGCATCCTGACATACATGTTCGAACAAAATTCACAATTTTAAATGtaatttaaggaaaaatgtaAACCGGATGACTATTACTACATACAATTAGTATTGGTTAATgtgttctttttttaattttggtgaaAATAGTATATtgaaagtaattttttaaaataataattttaattagtgTCTATATCTGTTTAATCATATTCTTAAATTGATTGTAGTTTCCTTTTATGTACAACACAAGAGGAATTTGTTGAATGTCTTCATAATTTGTCATATTATTATATACTACGATGGTGTCTGTAGCTACACTACGAAAAAGATCACAAAAAATATAGATTATGTTGGAGTGGACTTCAGTTTGatactttcaaaaaaatttgtaCAAAGAGTTATATTGTATTAGTCAACTATATGAACgtataatttttattggtAAAGGAAAAGATAAATTGGTACTAATTGAAGATAGTTTTTTGCTTTGGTTTCAATTACTAAAAGTTGTTCCtaaatatatgattttgaaaCAATACTTAAccaaaaaagataataatctTGTTAAACAttcagtaaatttttttcattaaaaatatatttttcaaacaaaataaataacatttgGGATTTAGAGGTTTCCATTTTTGTTAGATGATGTATATCAATCTTTTAGATGTAGGACTTGTacttaactaaattttaatggaatataaactattacACAACCGTTAGATATGTCTGACTATAGTGACAGTTTGCTCTTCTTTTTGCCATAtacatttgtttttatttctttggttTCTGTTGTTGTGCTATATTGTATTATTGAACTGCTTGAATGTATGGTTCTTTTTGGTAGAGGAAAAAATAAACTGATATTAATTGAAGATACTTATTTACTCTGATTTCAATTACCGAAAACTTGCACTTACATATACAGTTATAAAACAGTACTTATCCAAAGAATATAATAATCTTATCAAAGATTGTTAGatgtataataaaatattaaaaaatgagaGAGTATATAACCTATACTATTGACAGATTAAGATAAATAGTTATAGAATATAAGGTAATAGTATAATGTAAAGATcttatcaatataaaataattactaatttcttgtaatatttatcttatatatatataattaatggcTAAAGGTTGTCAAATTCAAttgatttgtttattcaaTAATGACTGTGTGTTATGTATATTGagaaatcaatataaaatagttattaatttatagtaGCATCtgtcttttatatataaaataaatagttaaaagttGTCAAATTCAATTGATTTGTATATTAAATGATGATTGTGTGCTATGTATATTAAGAAATTAgtaaattttcttaacttttttattttgttcaatgaaTTGGATGGATATTAATTAGATGTATAAAAGAGATATTTAAATACTATGGATTTAAGTTCATacagaataaaaatatataatcaaaaaataatattaaattacaattgataaatattaaatgaatctaccatctaaatattaaaagttataaattattatttttaagtattttttctgaaataaataaaagtaaaaaaaaacccttcaatgtcaaaaacaacataattttgatataaggtatataaaaaaaattaattcaattgagAATGACAAGTGTCAATCAATTGACTCAAAAAAGAGATGTCTAAATACCATGAATTTAGGttcatacaaaataaaaagatattgacataaaataatattaaattttaattgataaatattaaatgaatctatcctttaaatattaaaagttaaaaattattatttttaaatatttttgctgaaataaataaagttaaaaaaaccattcaatgtaaaaaataatataatttagatataaagaatataaaaaaattaattcaattgatAATGACAAGTGTCAATCAATTATCTtacctttatatatattatagatatAGGTTTGGTGTTACTGTCATGATTGAAAAAATGTGATATTTGACATGGGGAGTTAAATTGTCTAATAAAGATATGATAttaaaaactataaaaaaaatgagtcTTCAATATTATTTAAGTAAACTACTATTaatatgtataaaaaaaatacattattgtagaatttaattttcaaaattcataaaacacaaaaaatttatgtttttaaaaaaattgaaattactTCAAATTAGAAAACCAAATAGTTatgttttctttatattttcatttcgaattaaaaatatatctatatatcaaaatatggtaatattatatatttgaaataaaagaaaagaaacgaTAGTTCTATTcaccaaaaattaattaaaaaataattttgtcaaatttcaaaataaggATAGATATTTAGTAATTTCGTTTCCAGACCATAGTTTGCAAAACCGCAATCACACTTTCAAAGAGCTCTtgcaattattaaaaaaaaaaacgttttttgtattcaaattataatatatttggcATTAcgttattaaaaattaagttttaaaaatcaaacacaATTCCAAACTAACTCATAAACGCCATAAAAATTGACTAATTATACCGTAATACATGAGTTATTGCATATGAAGTGCATGAATATTCATATGAATGCGCtccaaacttaattttttctatttgtcATTGCAAATATCTAATATCAAAGTATTCTATAATCGAATcttatgtaaaagaaaaagaaaagaataaaacagTCTTGTGTTATGAACCTCCGAGTATGGGCGGACCCAGCATTgtcatatttcaaaaaatttatataaatatattacttAATTAGAGTTTTATATAATCAATGAAAGTAATGaatccattatttttttttttgtaattttgtaGGGAAGAGATCAAAgattttaagtaaatttatcaaaaagtaattaatatattattttttaaatactaaaagataaaaaaatttctttttataatttaatattttatcaaaaaagttaaaatttaaactattCTTTTTCCCTCAAAAATATTCTTACTCTTGAGACTCGTAGTAAGGCTTCCTATTCTCAATCTTTGACTACGTTTTTCACTCGCTCAAAACAACTCatctattaattttcaattcaaattaattttttaaatatttcatgtttaaattttttttattaattttatagttTGGGATTCAAATAGAATctaattaatagaaaataatattgtatgtcaaataatatcttaaaattatgaatcttttattttctaatttattttttagatatattatgtgattatttgatttttatatttaactttatataatttatggatacttatacttaattttgatcaataaataaaaacttatcaAATTGTTAATTGTTGACACCACTTGTAAAAATTTTTGGATCCGCCCTGCCCTTGAGATATGCATGTTTTGTACTAAAATTGACTGATGAGTTGAGACAAGCGGGTATTTTTGgctttctctctttatttaGGGGTAAAAACTGATATCAACTGCATCatacttttaatttaaagGAAATTGTGATAAATAATTCTCCTCATAAGcccaattcaaaaatatctttccttataattttaattattttcagtcaattttttatataacttgacaataatgccctttaaacaattttagacAATTAAAACGATTTCGATTTTCTCTATCCAGCCAtccagataaaaattttaaaattaaattttgatttctctctcttatcaaatattgtttttctcACCATCCAACTATTTCTTACGATCTTAAAGAGCAGAGATGACATTAAGATATGTGTTTTAAGTTATTGggtttattagtttattcataaaatctcAAAGTTGAGGGGTTGAAATTAATTAGACATATTTGTAAATTAGAAAATTGTATGACTTTGGCAACTTAAACCTGATTGCGAGTAAGCAAATCAATTAGTTATTAGGTATTGCATTATTGGTTTTTAGATACTATGTTACTGGTTTTTAGATATTACGAGACtcatttttaagtattgcgtGACTTAATCATTAGGTctctaattttcaaatattgtgTGACTAGTTTTAGGCATTTTGTGACtaatttttaggtattacGTAACTGATTTTTAGGTAATACCTAAAAACTAATCACATAATGTCTATCAAccagtcatgcaatgcctaaaaattagtaatgcaatgcctaaaaggtagtcacacaatgctcaaaaatcaattatgcaGTGTCtaaaaactataaaaattattgaatttcatttaataaaatcaacaatttcaaacaaaacatcatattccatttaacaatATAATCAATGAACATACCTACTTGACGAAGAACGCTCAAAATGctcaaaagtttttttttgtgttaaaaatcactttaaaatacttaaaatgtttaaaagtttttctttttggtaaaGAATACTACAGAAATAAGTAATTTAACGAGGAAAGCTCAAAGAATATTAGTCGGTTTGAAACGCAGACCTAAACATATGAGtcgattttattaaaaataattttattcaaaattaatttattttgattaaaaataattaaaattataaaaagaaatatttttaaaaataactttatgtgtaagggtatttttgaaaataactttatgtgtaagggtatttttgaaaataacctTTTAGTTTAACAGTTGTCTCGTTGTCTCAACAcatgctctctctctctttatttcCTAGCTTTATACACCAAAGCTGCTTACAGTCAAAAACTTTTTGAAAACCATTGCACCTTGGAAGCCTCTCAgaaccagaaaaaaaaaagtagcttGTTTAGACAAAAACATGGGTCCAACGCCCATGGTATTATCACCCCCGTCCCTTCTcccataaatatatatgtttcaGATCTTACCGTATTTGCCGtgtgttaaaaattttattacacTTTGCATTCACCCAAGTTTCTTTTGTCACCTTATTTTCAGGCGACTGCATACTACTCGGGAATAATTCAAATGGATGTGTTTATTCCCGAAGAGTATGTTATACGGAGACGAATTGAGAAAAGAGCAGCTGCCATTGCTGGAAAGAGGCCGAACAAGGTGCCGGAGGCAACCAAGAGAACCGACAAGGAGAAAAAGTCCCTGCCACCACCATTTCGACTAGACAGCAACGACTTCTTGGTCTCTGGTGGGATTGGTGAAAACCTAGATTTCGGTTGCTTTTCAGCCTAATTTTGATTGCCAAAACATCATAAACGTATAGTATAAAGTTGTTTGTTATGAGTTTAACTAGAATTTatgtcctttttcttttgtgtaCGTTACATAGCAATATATGCAGATACCATTTTTGTTCCTTCTGCTTCTTTCCTCTTCCGAATGCTTGACACTGAGGCTAAAACATGTTGAAAAGAAGCAGCGCCATCTTTGAGCTGGATGTCTACTTTAATTAAGAACGTGCATTAATTAGCAACTAGGGAATAAGATTTCAGTTGGTTTAGTTGAGTTCAGAAAGTATAAATCCAGTATGAAGTTAATGATAAAGGAATATCGTAGAATGCAATATACAAGCAGTATACAGTCCTTGTTTAATTATAGGTTGTGAATATGCCGAGAGATGCTAcgaaacaagagaaaaatctaCAGTCTCTGTTTCTCATTGATTACTGCCGCGGCTCGATCGGTTGCTTGAGTTGGGCCTATTCGTTGAATCTACACATTTCTCGGGTTGAATAAAGAGGAGTCCCATGGTACAGGTTTAGGCTTGCCTTTGCTCAAAAGGTATCCATAGGCCTTAGGCCTCAGGCCCTGATCTAACTTCAAGCCTTCAAGAGTTCAAACCCATTTagtcaattttaaaatctctcACAATACCACGATTTTGGACATGcgaaaaaatgcttaagaaaatgCCACTACATGAAATAATGCATCTAACGATGGCGACTATTACGTACCGGCTACTCCCATATTCGTATTATTTTGTGTGTTAAAATATgatcaaaaattcaaaattgaacattttgaagacttttttattaacaaataATTGGTCTCCTCTCTTAAGTCATGCACTGCGTAGGTAAAGAGAGagggaaaaggaaaggaaaaatattccTACTATCAATACTATAACATATACGTGCAAGtagttttttgaaaaatacaaGAGGAGAGGGAGTGAGATTTTAGTCATTTGACCGAGAAGATATATTATCATATAAATGTTTAGCTAGGAGGTACTCATCTCTTGAAAAGATGAGAAGTGCAAGTTCGATGTTCAAATTCATTAACTTTGGATTCTGccattaataatttttaaaaattatacaaaagaaaagaacgaGAAAATGTTATGACAACAATTAGAATTGTATTCTCGTTTTATTTGGTGCAACAAATCTGTATAGTGCTATATAAGCTCTTCCCCGTCCACCATGAATATGGTTTGTAAGCTCTAATCACAGCAATTTAGATTTACTTGGAGACTTGTTAATGACAAATTTGTGTACGCAatggaagagagagagagagaggcctatgatgatgatgtgaagGTATCCATTTCCAGAGGAGTAGCGTCCACAGTGTTTCCAGAGTCTTCAGATACCAAGTTCACgagaaaatcaaatatatcAGTAGCCACAACAGCTGACGTAACATCCTCTTTGTTGAGCGTTCTCCTCTTGCCTTGCATTGTGACCATCCAAGATCTTTGCGTTAGCTCCTTGATGAACAGCTCGCAAGCCTTGGAGAAAACGATGGGAGCCTCCCCGGATATCATCTTCACGTCTTCACCAGACTTTTTCATGATCTTCTTGATCCTTGCCAAGGGCAAGGAATGAGGCCCGGTTCTCCCGGATATTCCACCAGAGAGTATGCCCGAATAAGTCCCTGCTTGCCTCATATTTGCTTCGTTTTTTCTCAGATTCCTTGCTTTTCAATAACACGATCGTCAAGTAATTAATGCAAGTTTGAGAAAGAGATCAGTTGAAAAGCGAATGAGATATTAATGGTGAAGCTTTGCTTAATTATATAGAAGGAAGAATTATGTGAAGGAGAGAAGGGTACTGGAGGCCGGCCACCTAGCCTCCTTCGGCCGGCAAAATCAAACgaaattagtaatttaattgtGGCAGCTGATCATGAATGGCATTGAAAACCCTATAAGGCTATATTACCctaatttttcaaggaatcaaagaattttttttgaactttttccATTAtcatttgtataattttttttggcaaACTGTTCAactttttcataattatttcaGCATCCGAATCCACCATCACCATGTTGACGTGATAGTattcaacttttcttttctttat
This window encodes:
- the LOC18606492 gene encoding uncharacterized protein LOC18606492: MGPTPMATAYYSGIIQMDVFIPEEYVIRRRIEKRAAAIAGKRPNKVPEATKRTDKEKKSLPPPFRLDSNDFLVSGGIGENLDFGCFSA
- the LOC18606493 gene encoding nuclear transcription factor Y subunit C-2, which encodes MRQAGTYSGILSGGISGRTGPHSLPLARIKKIMKKSGEDVKMISGEAPIVFSKACELFIKELTQRSWMVTMQGKRRTLNKEDVTSAVVATDIFDFLVNLVSEDSGNTVDATPLEMDTFTSSS